CATCTGCACGCCCTCGGAGAGCACAACGCCCGTCATGGAAAAAACCAGGCACGTAAACAGGGAGAGACGAGGGTTTCCCGTTATACGGGTAAAAATCAGATAGATGAACACGACCGATAACGCATACGCAGGGCAGGTGACAAGAAACAGCGCTTGCTGAATGGGCAGGTTCAGAATGTGGGCTGATTCTGCGATGAATATATGATAGAGGGGGAACGAGGCGTACGAGGGGGAGAGGTCGACCGGGATGCCATGTCCTGAGAGATAGGTAACGCTGGCCATGAATATATGGCCCATCACATCGGTGGTGCTGAAGAAGAGGGGATACGCACATGTGATCCCGTAGATGATGTTCATCATGGTCAGGATGATCCCGCACAATGTGAGAGGGACACTGACCGTGCGTGAGAATATGCCGACGAAGAGTATCAAAAATAATCCGATTAACATTACGAGATAATAATGGCGATCGAATCCTGCGATGAGCAGGACGATCGATACCATATATACTACTGCATAGAGCCTGTAAAGGGTGAACCTGGATACCCCGAAGAGAGGTCCATCATCCCCGATCTCCTGCGGGTGCCTGAAGAGATATGCCAGCACTGCTGCAGCAATCACAAAGGGAATTGCTATCGACAGGCCTCTGACCGAATAGTCCCATCGGGATATGACGATTCCTCCAAAAAGAATTCCTCCTATTACGGCAAGAGAGATGAGAAATGGGAGGTATTCGGCAAATCTTTTCAGAGATGATGAATCCATTTTAAATTATACTGTCTGTACAATTTAATAATACCTTGGCACGGATCTCAAGGATAGCCTATTATTAGGTCTGAGACTATTATGCCACGTGGTCAGAGTGGCATCGACATTTGCCGGCGACATTTTCAAACTTGTCGGCGGGACAGCCATATCCCAGGCGATCGTTATTCTTGCCTCCCCCATCCTCACCCGCATGTATGGTCCTGAGGCATTTGGTCTTCTCTCTCTCTTCACCTCGGTCACCGCCATCATTGCGGTGATCGTCTGCATGCGTTATGAAATGGCGATCATGCTGCCTGAATCTGATCTTGAAGCGGCGAACCTCCTTGCCGGGTGTCTGCTTGTCACCTGCCTCATCTCCGGGCTCACGCTGTTTTTTGCCCTGAACGGGGATCTTGTGGCGGGGATGATGAATGCCCCCGAACTGGCCAGATATCTCTGGCTTGCGGCTCCTTCCGTCTTTTTCAGCGGGGTCTTTCTCTCGCTGAACTCCTGGAACTCCAGGACAAAACACTTCGGCAGACTTTCTGTTGCCACGGTGGCGAGCAAAGTGCTGGCGACGGGCACCCAGCTGGGGGCAGGCGCCGCCGGGTATGCCACTGGCGGGAGCCTCATTGCGGCAAGTGTGTTCGGCCAGATCATCGCCACCGTCGCGCTTGCCGGGCAGATCTGGCGTGAAGACCGCGATATTTTCTCCGGGGTCAGAAAAAAGGAGATCTATCTCGGATTTATTCGATATAAAAAATTTCCGCTGATCGACACCTGGTCGGCGTTGTTGAACACGCTCTCCTGGCAGCTCCCGGTATTTCTTCTTGCATTCTATTTTTCTCCGGTTGTGGTGGGATGGTACGCCCTTGGCATGCGCATGCTCCAGTTCCCGATGAGTCTCATAGGAAAGGCAATATCGCAGGTATTTTTTCAGAGGTCTGCTGAATTTCGCTCAGATGAGCGGTTTCCCCTTTTTGTGACGCAGGTGTTCCGGATGCTGGTCGTCACCGGGATGTTCCCGATCCTTCTGGTCACCGTCTTCGGGAGCGACCTTTTTGGAGTTGTTTTTGGTGAGACATGGACTGAAGCAGGGCTTTACGCCCAGATCCTGAGCATATGGGCCTTTGTGTGGTTTATATCGTCACCTCTCAGCACGCTGTACGTGGTCTTTGAAAAACAGGGATTTGGCCTCACCTTCAATCTGCTGAATATGATCTCCCGCCTCGTCTCTCTGGTCATTGGAGGGGTGCTGGGCAGTCCGACCATGGCGTTGGCCCTCTTTGCCCTCTCTGGAGTCTTCACCTACGGTTATCTCTGCTGGAAGATGCTGGCCCTTGCCAGGGTGCCGTGGTCTGCCGTTTATGCGATTGTCTCGAAAAATCTGCTCCTCTTTATGCCGGTCGGGATCGTCCTGCTCTCTCTGAAATATTGGGGTCTCGATCCGGTGGTGCTGGTCCTGGTCGGATCGCTCTCCTGCGTCCTCTACTACCTCTACCTGATCACGACAGACCGGCAGATCCAGGGGGTGTTGATCGGTTTCGGGGCGAAAAAGTGGCTGCCCTTTCTCTTCAGGCACGGCTGATCTGCTTTCTCGATGTCGTCTCCTCCTCGATCCAGCGCATCGTCTCTGCGAGTCCTGTCTGGATTGCATATTCCGGCCTCCAACCGAGCACCTCGCGAGATCGCGAGATCTCCGCAAGCGAGTGACGGATGTCGCCGCCCCTTGGCGGCCCGTAGCGTATTTCTACACCCTTTCCGGCCGCCTGCATCATGGTCCTGGCAAGCGTGTTCAGGTCGGTCTGCTCGCCGCGGGCGATGTTGAAGACTCCTTCTGCGTCTGAGGCCATCGCACGCAGGTTCGCCTGCACGACGTCCCTGACATAGACGAAGTCTCTCGTCTGGCCGCCGTCGCCGTGGATGGTGATCGGTTCGCCCTCCAGAATCCGGGAGCCGAAGATCGAGATCACGCCCGAGTACGGCGAGGAGGGGTCCTGTCTGGGGCCGAAGACGTTGAAGTAGCGGAGGCAGACGGTCGAAAGTCCGTAGAGCTTCGAAAAGACGGCGGCGTAATGCTCGTCCGAGAGTTTCTGGGCGGCGTAGGGGGAGAGGAGGTCGGGCGCCATCTCCTCCCTCTTCGGGAGTTCGGGGTTTTCGCCGTAGACCGCGGCGGACGATGCCATCACGACCTTCCGCACGCCGCAGTCCCTGGCCGCGATGAGGACGTTGAGGGTGCCGGTCAGGTTTACCGCGTGCGTTGCAAGGGGGTCTTCGACCGATCGCGGCACCGAGGCGATCGCCGCCTGGTGGAAGACGCCGTCGGCGCCGGCGAAGGTCTCCTGCAGGAGGGCGAGGTCGGTGATGCTCCCTTCGACGAACTCGCAGTCGATGCCCTTGAGGTTCTCGCAGTGCCCGGACGAGAGGTCGTCGATGACGACGATCTCGTGCTTTCCTGAGAGCGCCTCGGCGATATGGGAGCCGATGAATCCGGCTCCGCCGGTGACGATGTAGCGCATGGGAATGGGTGAATAGTGGAGGGGGGGTGGAGATATGCCTGTCGATTGATGTAAGATGTCCACCTTATTTGTTCCTGGCTCTTTTCCATTGAGATATTTTAGAGATTTTTGCTTCAGGTAGTTCATTCTGTCAGGGATTAGTACTTCACTCATTTTGGCGCCTGGAATCAAGCGATGCAGTCTCAGTACTTCGCTAATTTTAGAGACCCCAAATCCCCCTCTACCGCCCGAAGCCCGCCCAAAATCGAAAGATCTATATAGATTGCAGGCTTCCCCTCATGCCTTTACTTAAATCGAGGGTGACCTGCAGAAAGAGCAACATTCTGAAACCTAAAGACTGTTGCGCCCCTGTTGTTTCGGCACTGGATCAGCATCTAACCATTCCCATTCAGGGAAAACTCACTCAAACGGACTTGATTTCTTCTTTGGTCGGCATGGCTGTAATGAATCAGTCAGTTCACTCAATCACCCACATCCTGGATCGGGTACCGTGCGAAACGTCCGTTCGCTACCACCTCAAAAAGCTCGATATGGCCGATTTGGAACAGAATAACACCTCGATCCTCACCACCCATATGCACCACGTCCTCAAACCGGGGTACGCCTATCAGTTTGCGATTGACTTTACCAACGATCCGTACTACGGGTCAACCGATGAGGAGAATGAGGCCTATATCGTGCGAAGTAAGCGTAAAAAGTCAACAAATGAGTTTTATTCCTACATCACTCTGTATGTGACCACCAGGAACCGGCAGATGACGCTGGCCGTGTTCCCGGTGCGCCGGGATACCTCGAAGGTCGGATACATCGCGCAATGTCTCGATCGGATC
Above is a window of Methanofollis tationis DNA encoding:
- a CDS encoding oligosaccharide flippase family protein, translating into MVRVASTFAGDIFKLVGGTAISQAIVILASPILTRMYGPEAFGLLSLFTSVTAIIAVIVCMRYEMAIMLPESDLEAANLLAGCLLVTCLISGLTLFFALNGDLVAGMMNAPELARYLWLAAPSVFFSGVFLSLNSWNSRTKHFGRLSVATVASKVLATGTQLGAGAAGYATGGSLIAASVFGQIIATVALAGQIWREDRDIFSGVRKKEIYLGFIRYKKFPLIDTWSALLNTLSWQLPVFLLAFYFSPVVVGWYALGMRMLQFPMSLIGKAISQVFFQRSAEFRSDERFPLFVTQVFRMLVVTGMFPILLVTVFGSDLFGVVFGETWTEAGLYAQILSIWAFVWFISSPLSTLYVVFEKQGFGLTFNLLNMISRLVSLVIGGVLGSPTMALALFALSGVFTYGYLCWKMLALARVPWSAVYAIVSKNLLLFMPVGIVLLSLKYWGLDPVVLVLVGSLSCVLYYLYLITTDRQIQGVLIGFGAKKWLPFLFRHG
- a CDS encoding SDR family oxidoreductase, producing the protein MRYIVTGGAGFIGSHIAEALSGKHEIVVIDDLSSGHCENLKGIDCEFVEGSITDLALLQETFAGADGVFHQAAIASVPRSVEDPLATHAVNLTGTLNVLIAARDCGVRKVVMASSAAVYGENPELPKREEMAPDLLSPYAAQKLSDEHYAAVFSKLYGLSTVCLRYFNVFGPRQDPSSPYSGVISIFGSRILEGEPITIHGDGGQTRDFVYVRDVVQANLRAMASDAEGVFNIARGEQTDLNTLARTMMQAAGKGVEIRYGPPRGGDIRHSLAEISRSREVLGWRPEYAIQTGLAETMRWIEEETTSRKQISRA